The Heptranchias perlo isolate sHepPer1 chromosome 43, sHepPer1.hap1, whole genome shotgun sequence genomic interval GACGACAAGAAGTAACATAAAGGGAGAGAGGCGCAGGGAACGTGTGGCAAGCTGAGGCCTGATTATGTActggggggggagaaacagtatGAAAAGGGACATAGGAAAATTACAggctggcccatcaagcctgccccacactccagACGGCCGGAGCATCCCGACTAGACGCTTCCCACCGCTCCTCCCCTCTAatcccctgggagaggcaaaaaacagagaaaaaaaccccagggccaataagTGGAAAAAAAATACTCTGGGAAAACCCCTCTCCgacccataggaacaggagtaggccattcagcccctcgagcccgttccgccatttgataagatcagggctgatctgtgatccaactccaaatgcccgcctttggcccatatcccttaataaccccTCCTCCGACGATCGAATTCAGTCCAGGGGATCGCACGGACCACGTGTTATCTATAGAGACACTTCCCTTCTAGATGATGCGAGCTCTGCCCCAGTcgggaactggtccagctccctctcgaaAGCAGAGAGTCAGCGGGCGACACGTTCCAGAGACTCCCGACTCTACCGCCCAAGGTCCAGTCTGTTCCTACTCATCCATGTTTaaactccagtcctctggccctCCACCAATCTGTTAAGCTGGAAATAATCTACCGACGTagattcattattttataaacctcttaTAAGCTCGCCTCCGCTCTGAAGCAAATTTGATGTTTTGAACAGGTTGAACCGAGGAGAGAAGGATGGAGAGCGTAAAGCTGAATAATGGCGTTGAGATGCCGCTGGTGGGCCTGGGCACGTTCAAAGTGAGAGGGTACGAGGTTGTGTGCCGGACGCTGGACGCTGCTCTGGGGCATGGCTATCGGTCCTTCGACACCGCGGCCGTCTACCAGAACGAGAGGGACGTCGGCAGGGCCCTGAAGGAACTGCTGCCGAAACACGGCCTGTCACGGCAGGACGTTGTCATCACCAGCAAGCTGGGGCCCAAGTCTCAcggggaggaggcggaggcggaagcGGGCTGCCTCCAGAGTTTGGAGGCTTTGGACTGCGAGTACGTGGACCTCTACCTCATTCACTGGCCCGGCAAGCAGGGTTGGAGGAGTGGCGACGAGCGCAATCCAGCTTGGCGGCAGCGTAGCTGGGAGGCGATGGAGAGCTTGTACAGGAATGGGACGTTCCGAGCCATTGGGGTGTCCAACTACACGGCGGGCCACATGCGAGAGCTGCTGGCCAAATGTCACGTCAGGCCGGCCGTGCTACAGGTGGAATACCACCCACATCTGGTGCAGAGCGAGCTGCTCGCCTTCTGCTTGGCAAACGGCATCCACCTGCAGGCCTACTCCTCCCTGGGGACCGGACGTCTGCTAGCGGAGCCAACGGTCAAAGGCCTGGCCGACAGCTATGGCAAGACCCCCGCCCAGGTCCTGCTGCGTTGGGCTCTTCAGCAGGGGATTGGCGTCATTCCCAAATCCACCGATCCCGAGCACATCGCCGAGAACGCCCAGCTCTTCGATTTCCGCCTGGCCGAGGAGGACGTGGAGGCGCTGAACGGGCTGCACTCCGACACGCGGTACTGCTGGGACCCACGTCACGTggcctgagccccccccccccgggcacaCACTGACTGCCTGGTACCGCCAACTTGCTGCACCTTCATCCCTGCTGTGTTTCCAAACTGCCTCTGCTTTTTCTGTCAGGTGGACAACATCGAAGTGCAAATATTCTATCCTGTTAgcacttttacatagaattacactgaatgtacagcacagaaacaggccattcggccccacacgagactcctcctatccctcttcatctaactatcaactttctccctcgtgtttatcgagcttccccttaaatgtatctatattattcacctcaactactccttgtgggagtgagttccacattctcaccactctctgggtaaagaagtttctcccgaattccctattggatttattagtgactatcttatatttatggccccttgttttggTCTCCCTAATTCATATCCTAATTTTCTCCCTTACCCGAAGCCAGTACCTCATGCCGGGGTACAGGACCCCAGCCCACATACTCCCCTCACCCCTTATCAGGATACAATCCTCAGCCAGCCCCCCCTCTCATCCCTTGACAGCATACAGTACCCCATCAGCCCCCCTCTCATCCCTCGCCAGCGTACAGTACCCCATCAGCCCCCCTCTCATCCCTCGCCAGGGTACAGTACCCCATCAGCCCCCCTCTCATCCCTCGCCAGCATACAGTACCCCATCAGCCCCCCTCTCATCCCTCGCCAGGGTACAGTACCCCATCAGCCCCCCTCTCATCCCTCGCCAGCATACAGTACCCCATCAGCCCCCCTCTCATCCCTCGCCAGCGTACAGTACCCCAGCCAGCCCCCCTCTCATCCCTCGCCAGCATACAGTACCCCATCAGCCCCCCTCTCATCCCTCGCCAGCGTACAGTACCCCAGCCAGCCCCCCTCTCATCCCTCACCAGGGTACAGTACCCCAGCCAGCCCCCCTCTCATCCCTCACCAGGGTACAGTACCCCAGCCAGCCCCCCTCTCATCCCTCACCAGGGCACAGTACCCCAGCCAGCCCCCCTCTCATCCCCCACCAGGGTACAGTACCCCAGCCAGCCCCCCTCTCATCCCTCACCAGGGCACAGTACCCCAGCCAGCCCCCCTCTCATCCCCCACCAGGGTACAGTACCCCAGCCAGCCCCCCTCTCATCCCTCACCAGGGCACAGTACCCCAGCCAGCCCCCCTCTCATCCCCCACCAGGGCACAGTACCCCAGCCAGCCCCCCTCTCATCCCCCACCAGGGTACAGTACTCCAGCCAGCCCTCTCACATCCCTTGCCAGCGTACAGCACCTCTCTGGTAcctcattggggtacagtaccaTGTTAGAATAACCCAGTAGATGAATCCAAATTCTATAGGTTCAGACAATAGAGTTAAATCAACTTGTTGGTTTTATTAATAGCCACAGAATGTACAATTAAGTTATACATCTATATACTTACTGGTAGGCTATCCATCAGGGTCTGCGAACTACTAACCAATCCAGGCAAGTTCTCAGCACAGGATACCCAATAATAACTGGAAACGAGCCTATTTATACACCGGGATGGACAATGTCAGGTGACTTGCTCTAAACCTGTCAGTTCTGAGATTATTGTCACGTGATCTTGATGTGTCATATGATACCAACaccagccaaggctgacaccgagGATTTGATTGGCAGGCGTGCTGAAAGTCCCATCGGCTGTAGCTTCAGGGTGTTAATGGAGGGACAGTTTGCAGCACAGTGGGGTCCGCACCCCTGGGATAAGTGAAACATCTTCTGGTGCCTCCCAGAATTGGTCATTATCAATCTGTTTAGTTTATGGATGCAGATTGTTCGATGAAGCACTTTACTATGCAACTGTCATATCCATGTCAGCCCTgactcagtgggtctctctctctctctctctcgcctctgagtcagaaggtcgtgggttcaagccccactccagagacttgagccccataatccaggttgacactcccggtgccagtactgagggagtgctgcactgtcggaggtgccgtctttcggatgagacgttaaaccgaggccccgtctgcccctctcaggtggatgtaaaagatcccacggccactattggaagaagagcaggggggagttctccccggtgtcctggggccgatatttatccctcaaccaacatcactaaaaaaaaaacaaatgacctggtcattatcacattgctgtgtgtgggatcttgctgtgcacaaattggctgccacgtttcctacattacaacagtgactatacttcaaagctCTTCactgcctgtaaagcgctttggaacgtcctgaggtcatgaaaggctctgcaagtctttcttttcattttattgcattgttatgatacagcacagaaggaggccattcggcccatcgtgcctgtgccggctctttgaaagagctctcccattAGTCCCGCTCACCCTGCTCTTCTCCcacagccctgaaaatgtttcctttttaagtatttctccaattccccttttgaaagttattattgaatctgcttccaccgccctttcaggcagcgcattccagatcatcacaactcgctgcgtaaaaaaaattctcatctcccctctggttcttttgccgattatcttaaatctgtgtcctctggttaccgaccctcctgccactggaaaccgtttctccgtGTTGTATATATATGCTTTGTAGAATCTCTTATATAACATATATTTTGTACACATTTAGTTGATGAGT includes:
- the zgc:101765 gene encoding glyoxal reductase, which gives rise to MESVKLNNGVEMPLVGLGTFKVRGYEVVCRTLDAALGHGYRSFDTAAVYQNERDVGRALKELLPKHGLSRQDVVITSKLGPKSHGEEAEAEAGCLQSLEALDCEYVDLYLIHWPGKQGWRSGDERNPAWRQRSWEAMESLYRNGTFRAIGVSNYTAGHMRELLAKCHVRPAVLQVEYHPHLVQSELLAFCLANGIHLQAYSSLGTGRLLAEPTVKGLADSYGKTPAQVLLRWALQQGIGVIPKSTDPEHIAENAQLFDFRLAEEDVEALNGLHSDTRYCWDPRHVA